Genomic window (Aquimarina sp. BL5):
GTTTCTGTGTTTAGGGATGTTTATAAAATACTTGATGTACTACTTTCGTGATAAACGAAACCTAAAAAAGTAAGTGATAGTAAATAATGATGTTTGTTAAAAACAGTGATTTCCCGTCAACTATGTTTTACTTGACAAATATTAATGTACCTTCTAGTGTAAATTCATCTGCAATTGCATTTTCTTTCATACGTTTAAAAATACTAGGTGAGTTATGGTTAACTCCATATTTGGTTCGATCGATAGTATGATTGAATTTAAGAGTGATTCCAGATTCAGCTTGCTCTATACGTACAGTAATATTTTCTGTATTCGTTTTTCCTTTAATGGTAAGCGCTCCAAGTAAGATAGCTTTCTTATTACTGATTTCTATAACATTGTTTATTAAAAATGTTGCTTTTGGAAAGGTCTTTACTTCAAAAAAATCTTCATTTTTTAGATGATTTTTAAGATCGTTGTTTTCATGATCCAGACTTTTCATATCAATTACGATGTTTAAAGCCATGATCGTAGTATTGGATATAGAGATGATACCTTTTTTTGGTGCTATAGTTCCTTTTAAGGAATAAGAACTAAATGCTGCTTTGCCTGTCCAGAATAGTTCAGATTTTCTGGTATCCAACTCAAAATTCTGTGTATATGCTTTTTGTAATCCGATGTGTAGACAAAGAGTAATTAATAGTATTTGTATTGTTTTCATTTTAGGGATTTTTTAATTTAGAAGTGTATCTGTAGTTTCAATTTTTTCATAGCCGCATACAGTTTCTCCTTCTTTTGTAATACCAATGAAATACCACATAGCCCATCCTCCAAAAAGCGAACTATCTGTACGCCAATTTTGTGACCAAGTATATGGTTCAGACTGTTTCATAATTTCTTTTTTGGTTCCGAAGTTTTTGTTCAATTCTTTTAATGAATATGATTTCCTAAGATTCCAGGTGTCATTATAAAAAAGATAGGCTCCGTACTCAATAATTTTGATCTCACTTTCTTTGCACAGAATTGCTGTATTGTGTTTCCAATAATATCGATCACCAATCTTAATAGGATCAATGGTTTTGGGAAAGTTGTTTACTTCAATTGCTTTGCGTACGCTTTTTAGTTTTTCGGGTAATTGATCGTTTATAGGAGTTCCATACTTTATCTGTGCAGTCAATGAGTTTAAGGTGAATG
Coding sequences:
- a CDS encoding YceI family protein is translated as MKTIQILLITLCLHIGLQKAYTQNFELDTRKSELFWTGKAAFSSYSLKGTIAPKKGIISISNTTIMALNIVIDMKSLDHENNDLKNHLKNEDFFEVKTFPKATFLINNVIEISNKKAILLGALTIKGKTNTENITVRIEQAESGITLKFNHTIDRTKYGVNHNSPSIFKRMKENAIADEFTLEGTLIFVK